A stretch of the Thermoanaerobaculia bacterium genome encodes the following:
- a CDS encoding 2-oxoacid:acceptor oxidoreductase family protein, with protein MDGNTAVIECERESSDAAGAYPITPSTQMGEYWAEAAASGHINISGRPLIFVEPEGEHAAAAVTAGLSMTGLRAANFSSGQGIAYMHESLYAAVGKRLTYVLNVGARAMTKSTLNVHAGHDDYHCVDDAGFFQLFAKNVQSAADLNIISHRIAELALNPGIIAQDGFLTTHLIESFKVPERELIAEYLGLPEDIIETPTPAQRILYGDTRRRIPLLWDVDNPVMAGLVQNQDSYMQSVASQRPYFFDHVQGLTDRAFEEFYKLTGRRYERVMGYRTEDADYLILGQGSVVPSAEAVADYLRETRGIKVGVVDLVMFRPFPSDLLGRVLKGRKGVAVLERLDQPLAVDLPLMREIRAVVARCLENGRDPKRLAHPELEVYRELADAPALYSGSFGMGSRDLQPEGLVAAVENMMPAGKQKKMFYLSIDFLRDKPISPKQEAYQQTIEEAYPNVRELAIRGSENPNLMPKGSISVRFHSVGGWGAITTGKNLAMTLFDLLGYHIKANPKYGSEKKGQPTTYYLSVAPEPIRINCEYFFVDVVMSPDPNVFHHTNALAGLKEGGVFILQTEQTAPEKVWQEIPPLFQQKILDQKIKVFYLDAFKIAREEASDTELQLRMQGIAFQGAFFAASPLKEQAGLDDATLLKAIRDQLQHKFGAKGARVVEDNMRVVQRGFDEVRPMPHFAVSVPVAGDRVAGSEPKIPVMVRELPKSQAAISDVHRFWEQTGSFYARGMGNDSITDPFI; from the coding sequence ATGGACGGCAACACCGCGGTCATCGAGTGCGAGCGCGAGTCGAGCGACGCCGCCGGCGCCTACCCGATCACGCCCTCGACCCAGATGGGCGAATACTGGGCGGAAGCCGCAGCCTCCGGACACATCAACATCTCCGGCCGGCCGTTGATCTTCGTCGAGCCCGAGGGCGAGCACGCCGCCGCCGCGGTCACCGCGGGCCTTTCGATGACCGGCCTGCGCGCCGCGAACTTCTCCTCCGGGCAGGGCATCGCCTACATGCACGAGTCTCTCTACGCGGCGGTCGGAAAGCGCCTGACCTACGTGCTCAACGTCGGCGCGCGGGCGATGACCAAGTCGACCCTCAACGTTCACGCCGGGCACGATGACTACCACTGCGTCGACGACGCCGGCTTCTTCCAGCTGTTCGCCAAGAACGTGCAGTCGGCGGCCGATCTCAACATCATCTCCCACCGTATCGCCGAACTGGCCCTGAACCCGGGCATCATCGCGCAGGACGGCTTCCTGACCACCCATCTGATCGAGTCGTTCAAGGTTCCCGAGCGCGAGCTGATCGCCGAATATCTCGGGCTTCCCGAGGACATCATCGAGACGCCGACGCCGGCGCAGCGCATCCTCTACGGCGACACCCGGCGGCGCATTCCGCTGCTCTGGGACGTCGACAACCCGGTGATGGCGGGCCTGGTGCAGAACCAGGATTCCTACATGCAGAGCGTCGCCTCGCAGCGGCCCTACTTCTTCGACCATGTGCAGGGGCTCACCGACCGGGCCTTCGAAGAGTTCTACAAGCTGACCGGCCGGCGCTACGAGCGCGTCATGGGGTACCGCACCGAGGACGCCGACTATCTGATCCTCGGACAGGGGAGCGTCGTGCCCTCCGCCGAGGCGGTCGCCGACTACCTGCGCGAGACGCGCGGCATCAAGGTGGGTGTCGTCGACCTCGTGATGTTCCGCCCGTTCCCGTCCGACCTCCTCGGCAGGGTCCTGAAGGGCCGCAAGGGCGTCGCGGTGCTCGAGCGGCTCGACCAGCCGCTGGCGGTCGACCTGCCGCTGATGCGCGAGATCCGCGCCGTGGTGGCCCGCTGCCTCGAGAACGGCCGCGACCCGAAGCGTCTGGCGCACCCCGAGCTCGAGGTCTATCGCGAGCTCGCCGACGCCCCGGCGCTCTATTCGGGCTCGTTCGGCATGGGCAGCCGCGACCTGCAGCCCGAGGGGCTGGTGGCCGCGGTCGAGAACATGATGCCGGCCGGCAAGCAGAAGAAGATGTTCTACCTGTCGATCGACTTCCTGCGCGACAAACCGATCTCCCCCAAGCAGGAGGCCTATCAGCAGACCATCGAAGAGGCCTACCCGAACGTCCGCGAGCTCGCCATCCGCGGCTCCGAGAACCCGAACCTGATGCCCAAGGGGAGCATCTCCGTCCGCTTCCACTCGGTGGGCGGCTGGGGCGCCATCACCACCGGCAAGAACCTGGCGATGACGCTGTTCGATCTGCTCGGCTACCACATCAAGGCGAATCCCAAGTACGGCTCGGAGAAGAAGGGGCAGCCGACCACCTACTACCTGTCAGTGGCGCCGGAGCCGATTCGCATCAACTGCGAGTACTTCTTCGTCGACGTCGTGATGTCCCCCGACCCGAACGTCTTCCACCACACCAACGCCCTGGCCGGCCTCAAGGAGGGCGGCGTCTTCATCCTGCAGACCGAGCAGACCGCGCCGGAGAAGGTCTGGCAGGAGATCCCGCCGCTCTTCCAGCAGAAGATCCTCGACCAGAAGATCAAGGTCTTCTACCTCGACGCCTTCAAGATCGCCCGCGAGGAGGCGAGCGACACCGAGCTCCAGCTGCGCATGCAGGGCATCGCCTTCCAGGGCGCCTTTTTCGCCGCCTCGCCGCTCAAGGAGCAGGCCGGCCTCGACGACGCCACGCTCCTCAAGGCGATCCGCGACCAGCTGCAGCACAAGTTCGGCGCCAAAGGGGCACGCGTCGTCGAGGACAACATGCGCGTCGTCCAGCGCGGCTTCGACGAGGTCCGCCCGATGCCGCACTTCGCGGTCTCCGTTCCGGTCGCCGGCGATCGCGTCGCCGGCAGCGAGCCGAAGATCCCGGTGATGGTCCGCGAGCTGCCGAAGAGCCAGGCGGCGATCTCCGACGTCCATCGCTTCTGGGAGCAGACCGGGAGCTTCTACGCCCGCGGCATGGGCAACGACAGCATCACCGACCCGTTCATCG